The following are encoded together in the Osmia lignaria lignaria isolate PbOS001 chromosome 13, iyOsmLign1, whole genome shotgun sequence genome:
- the LOC117601897 gene encoding replication protein A 14 kDa subunit, protein MVKSRIDGYRLTQNVGREVIILGTIEKKSSNGQNIELKTTDGVQVNVTLPEPLDFNAEGYIEVHGTLNSKSTMSCSSYVLFSPSMTEDFDSDQYNEMLTLLNVLGPKKWMISDDDNVEL, encoded by the exons atggtaaaaagCCGTATCGATGGTTATCGATTAACACAAAATGTGGGAAGAGAAGTGATTATACTTGGAACAATTGAAAAA aAAAGTTCAAATGGTCAAAATATAGAATTAAAAACTACTGATGGTGTACAAGTTAACGTTACTTTACCAGAACCTCTTGATTTTAATGCTGAGGGTTATATAGAAGTTCATGGTACTTTGAACTCCAAGTCTACAATGTCCTGTAGCAGTTATGTATTATTTTCACCTAGCATGACAGAAGACTTTG ATTCTGATCAATATAATGAAATGTTAACTCTACTAAACGTATTGGGACCAAAAAAGTGGATGATATCGGATGATGATAATGTAGAGTTATAA
- the LOC117601896 gene encoding protein Loquacious-like, producing the protein MNQTPIMVLQEASVKLGTLPVYTEILSVSSTHQKKFVIRVSWRNYTAEGTAYNKKEAKQNAATKMLSLLLSEKKIPETLLLSVVKPTGSITLPNKSNTSTTTDYLCSSVANNSNVSDSDIKEEFMNYVGLLNEHCQQNNFSDPVYENIATAGPSHIPVFTTSCTVGSVCQEGCARTKKLAKHKAAKQVLENLQSHLPPVIKHNTKTSDTVNDLNVQFMELSTDQPKYEKFNKEKVLEAYGRTRQIPVLFKPHIKVEDYVKVLSNLCHSFDVTNKNCLKNVCNTHSLQDVNTLKAIIHKAFETNVEEVNFKTVNGKSAIGFKLNTNPIIFQIGIGVTREQARKDALCKLLEFGVLFTK; encoded by the exons ATGAATCAAACTCCAATAATGGTTTTGCAAGAGGCTTCTGTGAAACTTGGTACTTTACCTGTTTATACAGAAATATTATCAGTAAGTAGTACGCATCAAAAGAAATTTGTTATCAGGGTTTCATGGAGAAATTATACTGCTGAAGGAACAgcatataataaaaaagaagccAAGCAAAATGCTGCTACAAAAatgttatcattattattatcagaaaaaaaaattccagaAACACTATTGTTATCAGTTGTAAAACCTACAGGAAGTATTACATTACCAAATAAATCAAATACTTCTACAACAACAGATTACTTATGTTCTTCAGTCGCTAATAATTCCAATGTTTCTGATTCAGACATAAAAGAAGAATTTATGAATTATGTAGGTCTTTTGAAC GAACATTGTCAGCAAAACAACTTTTCTGATCCAGTTTATGAAAATATTGCCACAGCTGGACCTTCTCATATTCCAGTGTTCACAACAAGTTGTACTGTAGGTTCTGTATGTCAAGAAGGATGTGCAAGGACAAAAAAACTTGCTAAACACAAAGCAGCTAAACAAGTTTTAGAAAATTTACAAAGTCACCTGCCTCCAGTTATTAAACATAATACAAAAACATCAGACACAGTAAATGATCTAAATGTACAATTTATGGAACTCTCAACAGATCAGCCTAAGtatgaaaaatttaacaaaGAAAAAGTATTAGAAGCATATGGTCGAACAAGACAAATACCTGTTCTATTCAAACCTCATATCAAAGTTGAGGATTATGTTAAAGTATTGAGTAATTTATGCCACAGCTTCGACGTaacgaataaaaattgtttgaagAATGTGTGTAACACGCATAGTTTGCAAGACGTTAACACTCTAAAAGCTATTATACACAAGGCATTTGAAACAAATGTAGAAGAAGTTAACTTTAAAACAGTTAATGGTAAATCTGCAATTGGATTTAAATTGAATACTAATcccataatatttcaaattggcATAGGTGTAACCAGAGAACAAGCAAGAAAAGATGCCTTGTGTAAATTGCTTGAATTTGGTGTactatttacaaaataa
- the LOC117602537 gene encoding uncharacterized protein LOC117602537 isoform X1, with protein sequence MSLQHTHCGFYSSLFVYKHKHIMLGRSNINYSLISSVRDGDLKRVCELINVYGLSYSQAWSEGYVLLRDAIANEHTEIARLLLINGSKVNSKSKNPSDSPLHLAVRKRNREIVELLLDRGADVNFRNERGYTALHDAVQTGNMEITQLLLNQGAYADAIDNYSIIPLHIAAAKGYVQIAKDLLNHGAYIYSVCTSKGSEGYMPLHFASEGGSEEAVRLFLDKGVDVNTNAKDNLTPLHMATKAGHETVVNLLLKHGAKVDAQDKNGKTALYLAVEKGYSMIVKDILKYCPDINNQSNRSSLEAAVYGYRKEIVETLLQHGFTVNPKDVNNPELLHTAVEKGYLKIVEDLLKYGANVNTLHSSTCKKGFTPLHSAANNKQKEMAKLLINYGANVNAKDASEKTPIFYAIENVDVKITKLLLTNGAGIKDSPELLSIAVKKKCKEIVEILLQHDANINATDGCGRTALYFTALDKEREIAALLLSKGANVNAKTKDGVTTLHAAIKNGCTKVVEALLEYNADVNYIVEGDMTLLHLSAQKGNELISKMLLNKGADVNATRKGRITALHIAAKNGHSQIVEILLEFGAEVDFRDEYGKTALHIASEEGYAQIINALLEYGSDINIISKGGHTPLEYAMIRYDQYLHDRYDLQFNNYDPHRDYYEPDPDYYDPDRDYYEPDRDYYEPDRDYYDPYRDYYDPDRDYYEGYAEILKQYIVKVKTAGLYVNARNLRLINFDETGLMEISDNEISDNEISDNEIIGIKFSNFQRECKAEIEIMTGEKIDSSNTSFHDILTKSISQLAIYARNKNIVQALKSDDYKTKFPIYASVINGRFRRGIEKKKLLEQCNMFFHSLCKSLLELPTYCTEKVLSYLNDEDLRILIDACKPLNSPNTYISDVEHALVVKGRQIEFLDTN encoded by the coding sequence ATGTCACTGCAACATACCCATTGTGGATTTTACTCGTCTTTGTTCGTGTATAAACATAAGCACATAATGCTAGGCAGATCAAATATAAACTACAGTTTAATTTCTTCGGTTCGTGATGGGGATTTAAAAAGAGTATGCGAGTTAATCAATGTTTACGGTCTATCTTATTCACAAGCATGGTCAGAAGGATACGTTTTACTCCGTGATGCTATTGCAAATGAACATACAGAAATTGCTAGACTACTTTTAATAAATGGTTCCAAAGTTAACAGTAAAAGCAAGAATCCCTCTGATAGTCCACTTCATTTAGCTGTTAGGAAGCGTAACAGAGAAATTGTTGAACTGCTTCTAGATAGAGGTGCTGATGTTAATTTTAGAAATGAACGAGGTTACACTGCGCTGCATGATGCGGTTCAAACTGGAAACATGGAAATTACTCAACTACTTTTGAATCAGGGAGCTTATGCTGATGCTATAGACAATTACAGTATAATTCCACTTCACATTGCTGCTGCGAAAGGATATGTACAGATTGCTAAAGATCTTCTAAATCATGGGGCTTATATTTATTCTGTATGTACTTCAAAAGGGAGCGAAGGGTATATGCCACTACATTTTGCCTCTGAAGGAGGTAGCGAAGAAGCTGTTAGATTATTTTTGGATAAAGGTGTTGATGTTAATACTAACGCAAAGGATAATTTAACGCCACTTCATATGGCCACTAAAGCAGGACATGAAACAGTTGTAAATCTACTCCTAAAGCATGGGGCTAAGGTTGATGCCCAGGATAAGAATGGCAAAACTGCATTGTATCTTGCTGTTGAAAAAGGATATTCAATGATTGTTAAGGATATTTTAAAGTATTGTCctgatattaataatcaaagcAACAGAAGCTCTCTTGAAGCCGCAGTATACGGGTATAGAAAAGAGATCGTTGAGACTCTTCTTCAACATGGTTTTACTGTTAATCCTAAAGATGTAAATAATCCTGAATTGCTGCATACTGCTGTTGAGAAaggatatttgaaaattgttgaaGACCTGTTGAAGTATGGTGCTAATGTTAATACGTTACACAGTTCAACATGTAAAAAAGGTTTCACGCCTCTACATAGTGCAGCCAACAACAAGCAAAAGGAAATGGCCAAATTATTGATAAACTATGGAGCTAATGTTAATGCTAAAGATGCAAGTGAAAAAACTCCAATATTTTATGCTATTGAAAACGTTGATGTAAAAATCACCAAACTACTTTTAACTAATGGAGCTGGTATAAAAGATAGTCCTGAGTTACTAAGTATTGCTGTTAAAAAGAAATGCaaagaaattgttgaaattcttttacaaCATGATGCTAATATTAACGCTACTGATGGGTGTGGAAGAACAGCCTTATATTTTACTGCTCTTGATAAAGAGAGAGAAATTGCTGCATTGCTGCTAAGTAAAGGGGCTAATGTTAATGCTAAAACTAAAGATGGAGTAACAACACTTCACGCTGCTATTAAGAATGGATGTACAAAAGTCGTTGAAGCTCTTTTGGAATACAATGCAGATGTTAACTATATAGTAGAAGGTGATATGACACTGCTCCATCTTTCTGCTCAGAAAGGAAATGAGCTAATTAGCAAAATGCTTTTAAACAAAGGGGCCGACGTCAACGCTACACGAAAAGGTCGAATAACTGCACTTCATATTGCAGCTAAAAACGGTCATTCGCAAATTGTTGAGATTCTCTTGGAATTTGGTGCTGAAGTTGACTTTAGAGATGAGTATGGTAAAACAGCACTTCATATTGCTTCTGAAGAAGGATATGCACAAATTATTAATGCTCTTCTAGAATATGGTTCTGACATCAACATTATAAGTAAAGGTGGTCATACGCCACTTGAATATGCTATGATTAGATATGATCAATACTTACATGATAGATATGATCTTCAATTTAATAACTATGATCCTCATCGTGATTATTATGAGCCTGATCCTGATTATTATGATCCTGATCGTGATTATTATGAGCCTGATCGTGATTATTATGAGCCTGATCGTGATTATTATGATCCTTATCGTGATTATTATGATCCTGATCGTGATTATTATGAAGGATATGCTGAGATCCTTAAACAGTACATAGTTAAAGTAAAAACTGCAGGCTTATACGTAAATGCAAGAAATTTAAGGTTGATTAATTTCGATGAAACTGGGCTCATGGAAATTAGTGACAATGAAATTAGTGACAATGAAATTAGTGACAATGAAATTATAGGCATTAAATTTAGCAATTTTCAGAGGGAATGTAAAGcagaaatagaaattatgaCAGGCGAGAAGATTGATAGTAGCAATACTTCTTTTCACGATATCCTGACAAAGAGTATAAGTCAATTAGCAATATATGCaaggaataaaaatatagtACAGGCCTTGAAATCAGATGATTATAAAACGAAATTTCCAATATATGCTAGTGTAATAAATGGTCGATTTAGGAGaggcatagaaaaaaaaaagttactgGAACAATGCAATATGTTTTTCCATTCTCTCTGCAAAAGCCTTCTTGAATTACCAACTTATTGTACTGAAAAAGTATTGAGTTACCTAAATGATGAAGatttaagaattttaatagATGCTTGCAAGCCTTTGAATAGCCCTAATACCTATATTAGCGATGTGGAACATGCCTTAGTTGTGAAAGGTAGACAGATAGAATTTCTAGATACTAACTAG
- the LOC117602537 gene encoding uncharacterized protein LOC117602537 isoform X2: MEITQLLLNQGAYADAIDNYSIIPLHIAAAKGYVQIAKDLLNHGAYIYSVCTSKGSEGYMPLHFASEGGSEEAVRLFLDKGVDVNTNAKDNLTPLHMATKAGHETVVNLLLKHGAKVDAQDKNGKTALYLAVEKGYSMIVKDILKYCPDINNQSNRSSLEAAVYGYRKEIVETLLQHGFTVNPKDVNNPELLHTAVEKGYLKIVEDLLKYGANVNTLHSSTCKKGFTPLHSAANNKQKEMAKLLINYGANVNAKDASEKTPIFYAIENVDVKITKLLLTNGAGIKDSPELLSIAVKKKCKEIVEILLQHDANINATDGCGRTALYFTALDKEREIAALLLSKGANVNAKTKDGVTTLHAAIKNGCTKVVEALLEYNADVNYIVEGDMTLLHLSAQKGNELISKMLLNKGADVNATRKGRITALHIAAKNGHSQIVEILLEFGAEVDFRDEYGKTALHIASEEGYAQIINALLEYGSDINIISKGGHTPLEYAMIRYDQYLHDRYDLQFNNYDPHRDYYEPDPDYYDPDRDYYEPDRDYYEPDRDYYDPYRDYYDPDRDYYEGYAEILKQYIVKVKTAGLYVNARNLRLINFDETGLMEISDNEISDNEISDNEIIGIKFSNFQRECKAEIEIMTGEKIDSSNTSFHDILTKSISQLAIYARNKNIVQALKSDDYKTKFPIYASVINGRFRRGIEKKKLLEQCNMFFHSLCKSLLELPTYCTEKVLSYLNDEDLRILIDACKPLNSPNTYISDVEHALVVKGRQIEFLDTN; this comes from the coding sequence ATGGAAATTACTCAACTACTTTTGAATCAGGGAGCTTATGCTGATGCTATAGACAATTACAGTATAATTCCACTTCACATTGCTGCTGCGAAAGGATATGTACAGATTGCTAAAGATCTTCTAAATCATGGGGCTTATATTTATTCTGTATGTACTTCAAAAGGGAGCGAAGGGTATATGCCACTACATTTTGCCTCTGAAGGAGGTAGCGAAGAAGCTGTTAGATTATTTTTGGATAAAGGTGTTGATGTTAATACTAACGCAAAGGATAATTTAACGCCACTTCATATGGCCACTAAAGCAGGACATGAAACAGTTGTAAATCTACTCCTAAAGCATGGGGCTAAGGTTGATGCCCAGGATAAGAATGGCAAAACTGCATTGTATCTTGCTGTTGAAAAAGGATATTCAATGATTGTTAAGGATATTTTAAAGTATTGTCctgatattaataatcaaagcAACAGAAGCTCTCTTGAAGCCGCAGTATACGGGTATAGAAAAGAGATCGTTGAGACTCTTCTTCAACATGGTTTTACTGTTAATCCTAAAGATGTAAATAATCCTGAATTGCTGCATACTGCTGTTGAGAAaggatatttgaaaattgttgaaGACCTGTTGAAGTATGGTGCTAATGTTAATACGTTACACAGTTCAACATGTAAAAAAGGTTTCACGCCTCTACATAGTGCAGCCAACAACAAGCAAAAGGAAATGGCCAAATTATTGATAAACTATGGAGCTAATGTTAATGCTAAAGATGCAAGTGAAAAAACTCCAATATTTTATGCTATTGAAAACGTTGATGTAAAAATCACCAAACTACTTTTAACTAATGGAGCTGGTATAAAAGATAGTCCTGAGTTACTAAGTATTGCTGTTAAAAAGAAATGCaaagaaattgttgaaattcttttacaaCATGATGCTAATATTAACGCTACTGATGGGTGTGGAAGAACAGCCTTATATTTTACTGCTCTTGATAAAGAGAGAGAAATTGCTGCATTGCTGCTAAGTAAAGGGGCTAATGTTAATGCTAAAACTAAAGATGGAGTAACAACACTTCACGCTGCTATTAAGAATGGATGTACAAAAGTCGTTGAAGCTCTTTTGGAATACAATGCAGATGTTAACTATATAGTAGAAGGTGATATGACACTGCTCCATCTTTCTGCTCAGAAAGGAAATGAGCTAATTAGCAAAATGCTTTTAAACAAAGGGGCCGACGTCAACGCTACACGAAAAGGTCGAATAACTGCACTTCATATTGCAGCTAAAAACGGTCATTCGCAAATTGTTGAGATTCTCTTGGAATTTGGTGCTGAAGTTGACTTTAGAGATGAGTATGGTAAAACAGCACTTCATATTGCTTCTGAAGAAGGATATGCACAAATTATTAATGCTCTTCTAGAATATGGTTCTGACATCAACATTATAAGTAAAGGTGGTCATACGCCACTTGAATATGCTATGATTAGATATGATCAATACTTACATGATAGATATGATCTTCAATTTAATAACTATGATCCTCATCGTGATTATTATGAGCCTGATCCTGATTATTATGATCCTGATCGTGATTATTATGAGCCTGATCGTGATTATTATGAGCCTGATCGTGATTATTATGATCCTTATCGTGATTATTATGATCCTGATCGTGATTATTATGAAGGATATGCTGAGATCCTTAAACAGTACATAGTTAAAGTAAAAACTGCAGGCTTATACGTAAATGCAAGAAATTTAAGGTTGATTAATTTCGATGAAACTGGGCTCATGGAAATTAGTGACAATGAAATTAGTGACAATGAAATTAGTGACAATGAAATTATAGGCATTAAATTTAGCAATTTTCAGAGGGAATGTAAAGcagaaatagaaattatgaCAGGCGAGAAGATTGATAGTAGCAATACTTCTTTTCACGATATCCTGACAAAGAGTATAAGTCAATTAGCAATATATGCaaggaataaaaatatagtACAGGCCTTGAAATCAGATGATTATAAAACGAAATTTCCAATATATGCTAGTGTAATAAATGGTCGATTTAGGAGaggcatagaaaaaaaaaagttactgGAACAATGCAATATGTTTTTCCATTCTCTCTGCAAAAGCCTTCTTGAATTACCAACTTATTGTACTGAAAAAGTATTGAGTTACCTAAATGATGAAGatttaagaattttaatagATGCTTGCAAGCCTTTGAATAGCCCTAATACCTATATTAGCGATGTGGAACATGCCTTAGTTGTGAAAGGTAGACAGATAGAATTTCTAGATACTAACTAG